In Endozoicomonas sp. GU-1, one DNA window encodes the following:
- a CDS encoding ankyrin repeat domain-containing protein, with the protein MNCNYSLVPSAQPRAIPEKPSDNKTAAGIPQILCEHRNPPAPETVPLADFTITRVDVDYEPAAKKARLEMPNVLSQPDAIAQITPEALTSCFQESCNSDDGEKLARLLSGTDEKTRKEWFSCPLSFSDKKDTPIIYAARRGHAAVVETLIDHQANPCENNPFSSLQSSALTIAAQENQTKVIQVMTKSKQFDPDNPRKDGITGLIMAIKKGYAETTKILLEHKADPNYKIRCAGDDKIGFRSIGNFGENESIPPGLLWYTPVMSAIEYGNHIILEQLLANGGDPNNIDPANPIQQSPLFMASFSRNPAAAKMIKLLLNCGANMHERIAPRDEGIRNLTKEKTQLHHTLLEMACFYSETVSDPESELHHNAQILCDHFRTPEDQSIERSTLKWFYTGQGFLKNVVLISDCCKKALTRPPLREYLIRYLSLLTSLLDVFGDEEPSESRGDKYQRAVSCAKETRLRLHEDLKSANSAQLRQMVEEVLDKFNDYNMDFNDEMIKKFLKANEKIEVENPALKKTEYLIEIFSVLLVNPMEVINYIFRLLF; encoded by the coding sequence ATGAACTGCAATTATTCATTAGTCCCTTCCGCACAACCCAGAGCTATCCCGGAAAAACCGTCGGATAATAAGACTGCAGCGGGCATTCCTCAGATTCTCTGCGAACATCGCAATCCTCCTGCACCTGAGACCGTACCGTTAGCAGATTTCACCATAACCAGGGTTGATGTTGACTATGAGCCCGCTGCTAAAAAAGCACGGCTTGAAATGCCCAATGTGCTTTCACAACCTGACGCAATAGCTCAGATAACACCGGAGGCTTTAACCTCTTGCTTTCAAGAGTCGTGCAACTCGGATGATGGCGAGAAGCTTGCTCGTCTATTATCGGGTACGGATGAAAAAACACGGAAGGAATGGTTCAGTTGCCCACTGTCGTTCAGCGATAAAAAAGACACTCCGATTATATATGCTGCCCGGCGTGGTCATGCAGCAGTTGTTGAGACATTAATCGACCATCAGGCAAATCCCTGTGAAAACAATCCATTTTCTTCCCTTCAGAGTAGTGCTCTAACTATTGCTGCGCAGGAAAATCAAACGAAGGTCATTCAGGTAATGACCAAATCCAAACAGTTTGATCCTGACAACCCCAGGAAAGATGGCATCACCGGATTGATCATGGCCATAAAAAAGGGTTACGCCGAGACCACGAAAATCCTTTTGGAGCACAAGGCTGACCCCAACTACAAAATTCGTTGCGCTGGGGATGATAAGATTGGATTCAGATCCATTGGCAACTTTGGAGAGAATGAATCAATACCACCAGGGCTGCTTTGGTATACTCCTGTTATGTCTGCAATTGAATATGGCAACCACATTATTCTGGAGCAACTGCTCGCAAATGGTGGAGATCCAAATAATATTGATCCGGCTAATCCCATTCAACAATCACCATTATTTATGGCAAGTTTTTCCAGAAATCCTGCAGCAGCAAAGATGATCAAACTATTATTAAACTGCGGAGCTAATATGCACGAACGGATAGCTCCTCGTGATGAGGGTATCAGGAATTTAACTAAAGAAAAAACTCAACTCCATCATACGCTGCTTGAAATGGCATGTTTTTACTCTGAAACAGTATCTGATCCTGAATCTGAATTACATCACAATGCTCAAATTTTATGTGATCATTTTCGAACACCTGAAGATCAATCAATTGAAAGGTCAACTCTGAAGTGGTTTTATACTGGTCAAGGTTTCTTGAAAAATGTAGTTTTGATCAGTGACTGTTGTAAGAAAGCCCTGACCAGACCACCTCTGAGAGAGTATCTCATACGCTATTTAAGTTTATTAACTTCATTGTTAGATGTGTTTGGTGATGAAGAACCCTCCGAATCCCGGGGGGACAAGTATCAAAGAGCAGTCAGTTGTGCCAAAGAAACAAGACTACGTTTGCACGAAGATTTAAAGAGTGCTAATTCAGCTCAACTTCGGCAAATGGTAGAAGAAGTGCTGGATAAATTTAATGACTACAACATGGATTTTAATGATGAAATGATAAAAAAATTTCTCAAAGCAAATGAGAAAATTGAAGTGGAAAACCCCGCCTTGAAAAAAACAGAGTATCTAATTGAAATTTTTTCTGTGCTATTAGTTAATCCCATGGAAGTTATTAACTACATTTTTCGTCTATTATTTTAA